The stretch of DNA ATGCCCCTTACATTTATTTGTTTCTTAATTACTGCAGCCTCAATCTCCGGAGTTCCTCCATTTAACGGTTTCTTTTCAAAAGAGCTTATTTATGACGGAGCTTTAGAAAGAGGTTGGATTTTCTATATTGCAGCAGCTCTCGGTTCTTTTCTTACCGCAGCTTCATTCTTGAAGCTCGGGCACAGTGCATATTTAGGAAAACTTAATGAAAATAATAAGAATGTAAAAGAAGCTCCTTTAAGAATGCTTGTCCCTATGATTGTTATTGCGTCTTTTTGTATATTCTTCGGAGTATGCAATTGGTTTCCTATAAATAAATTAATTGCTCCGATATTAGGAGTAGAAAGATTAGAAGGGCATAGTTTTGCTGGTATGCCTACAAACATAATGATTGTTGTAGTTACTTTTGTAGTTTTAATAGCTGCTTTTCTTAATCATATCTTTGGAGTTAAGGCTGGAGGGAGTGCTCTTAAAGCAGCAGACCACATTCATTATGCACCTGTTTTATCCATTTTTTATAACCGTGCGGAAAAAAGATTTTTTGATCCGTACGATATAGGATTAAAGATTACGGGCAGTTTTTCTAAGGTAGCTTTTTGGATAGACAGATTATTTGATGCTTTGGTTGATAACTTGACGGTGTTCGTATCTAATACTTTAAGTAAAGAAATCAGGCGCCAGCATAATGGCAACTATTCGGTTTACCTTGTTTGGTCCATGGTAGGGATGTTTTTGGTGATTATATTTTTAATGTATTCGGGTTAATTTAACTAAAAAAAAAGAACATATGCATCAATTATTAATTTTACTTCCATTCCTTAGTATTATAATCTTAAACCTTCCTTTTAAATCAATTCTTAGGAAGTTAGCATTCTTGTTTGGGGTGTCACTTTGTTTATTCCAGATAGCTTTTGTATTTTTTCCGGCTTTGCGTTTTTCGTCAGCACAGTTTGAATTACTCAGCTCATTTTTAAAATTTAATCTTCTGGTTGATAATTTGACTTTGGTGATGCTGCTTTGTATCGGAATTGTTTCTTTTGTTTCTCTTCTTGCGGCTAAACGCCTCATACCGGAAGAGAGAGCGCTTTTTAATTTTACCAATGTTTTGATTATTGCTTTAGCCGGGTTAAACGGTATTGTAATGGTAAAAGATATTTTCTCCCTGTATGTTTTTCTTGAGATTACAGCTGTTGCATCATTTATCCTGATTGTCTTGCATAAAGATATCTTTGCTTTTGAGGGGGCTTTTAAGTATCTTATCCTTTCAACGATAGCAACCACGCTTTTGCTTTCTTCTATTGCATTATTTTTGCTTGTTTCAGGCTCAACTGAATATTCGGCAATAAGCGCCGGACTTAAAAACTCTCCAAACAGCCATATTATGATGCTTGCGATAGGGTTATTCTTAAGCGGAGTTTTCATTAAGGCAGGGCTTATGCCTTTTCACGGATGGGTCCCTGATACATATTCATCAGCACCTGCACCTGTATCAATATTCCTTGCGGGGATAGTTACAAAAACTGTTGGAGTTTATACTCTGATAAGAATAGTAACTACTGTGACAGGTTTTACAGCTCCTATTAGAAATGTACTTTTATTTGTCGGGGCATTTACAATTGTCATTGGTGCTTTTGCTGCTCTTGGGCAGAATGATTTTAAAAGAATGCTTAGCTATTCAAGTATAAGCCAGGTTGGTTACATTGTCCTTGGTTTGGGAAGCGGGACGATGTTGGGAGTTGCAGGGGCAGCGTTCCATCTTTTTAATCACGCAATCTTTAAATCACTTTTATT from Candidatus Omnitrophota bacterium encodes:
- a CDS encoding proton-conducting transporter membrane subunit, which encodes MHQLLILLPFLSIIILNLPFKSILRKLAFLFGVSLCLFQIAFVFFPALRFSSAQFELLSSFLKFNLLVDNLTLVMLLCIGIVSFVSLLAAKRLIPEERALFNFTNVLIIALAGLNGIVMVKDIFSLYVFLEITAVASFILIVLHKDIFAFEGAFKYLILSTIATTLLLSSIALFLLVSGSTEYSAISAGLKNSPNSHIMMLAIGLFLSGVFIKAGLMPFHGWVPDTYSSAPAPVSIFLAGIVTKTVGVYTLIRIVTTVTGFTAPIRNVLLFVGAFTIVIGAFAALGQNDFKRMLSYSSISQVGYIVLGLGSGTMLGVAGAAFHLFNHAIFKSLLFVNAASVESATGLRDMNKMSGLSARMPLTGVSSCLASLSTAGVPPLSGFWSKLVIIVALWMSGRRVYALIAVLASVVTLAYFLSMQRRVFFGKLGVEFANIKEQGFALGFAAVLLSLIVIGVGLFFPFVLNSFILPVGNIFGG